Sequence from the Enhydrobacter sp. genome:
GAATCTGAGATCTTCTATGTCCAGTACAGCGACGTGCCCGATGCGCCGCCCAACGGACCGCCGCCCGTCGACCGCCTGCCGCCCGGCAGGGGGGTCGCCGACTGGTCGGGCCTGTTCCGCCTGCTCGCCGAGAAGAACTACACGGGTTACCTCAGCTACGAGGCGCCCAACCCCGCGCACTGGAACAAGCCGGCGGCCGACACCGCGCGCGAGGGCGCCCAGGCGACGAAGCAGGCGCTGGCCAAGGCCTTCGGCTAGCCCATCGTCCGAATGTCGTTCGGCTGAAGGACGAGCGCATCTATCCCACCGCTGCGTGACGATTCTTCACTGGCCCGACTTCCGCCTATGGATGCGGACCCCAGGGCGCGGCGGTCAGCAGCTTGACCTCCTGCGTCGCCACCAGCGGGCGGAACTTGACGGCGAAGCCGTCGACGAAGTCGGCATGGGTGCCCAGGCCCGACCAGTGTCTGCGCCGGTCGGCATCGTCGTCGAACTTCCACAGATGCACGAGCTGGTTGATGGTGCCGGTGTCGGCTTGGAAATAACCGACCAGCTTCCGCGCGAAGCCGCCTTTCTCCAGCGCCGGATAGCCGAACTGCTGGTAGAGCTTCACCGCCTCGGCCATCTTGCCGACATGCAGCGTGTAGGTGCGGAGTTCGTAGAGCGCCATGTGTCTTCCCCTCAGACAATGCCCAGCTCGCGCGCCTTGATCTGCAGCGCCAGCACCTTGGAGTAGATGCGGCATTGCGCGAGGCCGCCGGCGAGGAACCACAGTCCGGGCTGCCCGGTGGGCCGCCACATGCCGGCCAGCTCGCCTTCGGCGTCGAAGCCCCAGACCGACCCGATGCGGTCGGTGATCGCGTCGCCCAGGATCGGCCGCACGGCCTCCTTCTGGCCCTCGTAGCCCGTCGCCAGCACGATCAGGTCGGCCTTCCGGACCGTGCCGTCCTTCATATAGGCGCCCTCGGGCCCGAACCGCGCGATGTCGGCGAACTGGATGAGCCCGACCTTGCCGTCGACGATCATCTGCGAGCAACCGGCGTCGAAGTAGTATCCGCCGCCGCGGTTGCCGTACATGATCTGCCAGCCCTCGCCCTCGGGGCCGAAGGTCAGCCTGAAGCCGCGCTTCCTGAGGCCGTCCAGCAGCTCCTTGTCGGCCTCGGCGTTGCGGATCGTTATCTGCTGGTGCGAGCGCTTGTAGATCGGGAAGGGGAACGAGGTCGCCAGCAGGTCGAGATCCTCGAACGGGAT
This genomic interval carries:
- a CDS encoding NIPSNAP family protein: MALYELRTYTLHVGKMAEAVKLYQQFGYPALEKGGFARKLVGYFQADTGTINQLVHLWKFDDDADRRRHWSGLGTHADFVDGFAVKFRPLVATQEVKLLTAAPWGPHP